In Gordonia phthalatica, one genomic interval encodes:
- a CDS encoding YhgE/Pip family protein produces MTTAPPRPKMQRSRLVRLIVALLVTIPLVLAAVYMWVLWDPTKKVDQMPVAIVNSDTGFIKDGAPIDAGKNVVDNLLESQALGFELVDEQTAVRGLSTGEYYFTIEIPANFSETLGTIATVAEAPALITVTFNDFNTIKASQIGGAAMEKIYQSVLKGVAATTVGGLVDGVQTLGDGLRSAADGSVKLSDGAGTLAEGINDELRPGVRSAREGSAKLAAGAGTLSEGLVTLQGGTDKLGDGATQVADGIERLTGQIPIAEVERLLKQAQAVVPNSSQLATVTELIEGLKALKAGSRQIATELTDPNAQYRSGLNRLVEGGAELSAGSSELAAGLVKIDDGVAKVADGATQLDDGAEQLRKGLVDGSKKAPDFGDEASRMTLAQLISRPVDKQTVHVAQAQFQGPGGAVTILIIATMLIPIVVFMSFRGHRFVTDDETPRSLRHSLRRGLLVSGISLAGVLAVAVGAWAWLSPAPDPVHLWQVVLISAGATLMNVALISVLFTLFGYVVGALSSLAWMMLQLFSYGGIWMIQTVPAPFQWLHWISPMTLVRHGYIAAFNGAPGFGATLVSLLLLAAVGGAAVFAAVRFQQKRFPETTPDDGATRELVTA; encoded by the coding sequence ATGACCACCGCGCCCCCTCGTCCGAAAATGCAGCGATCACGGCTCGTCCGACTGATCGTCGCCCTACTGGTGACCATTCCGCTGGTCCTCGCCGCCGTCTACATGTGGGTCCTGTGGGATCCGACGAAGAAGGTCGACCAGATGCCGGTCGCGATCGTCAACAGCGACACCGGGTTCATCAAGGACGGTGCGCCGATCGACGCCGGGAAGAATGTCGTCGACAACCTCCTGGAATCGCAGGCACTGGGCTTCGAGCTCGTCGATGAGCAGACTGCCGTCCGCGGCCTCTCGACCGGCGAGTACTACTTCACGATCGAGATCCCCGCGAACTTCAGCGAGACGCTCGGCACCATCGCGACCGTCGCCGAGGCTCCAGCACTGATCACCGTCACCTTCAACGACTTCAACACCATCAAGGCCTCGCAGATCGGCGGCGCCGCGATGGAGAAGATCTACCAGTCGGTCCTCAAGGGCGTCGCCGCGACGACCGTCGGCGGACTGGTCGACGGCGTGCAGACTCTCGGCGACGGGCTCCGCAGCGCGGCCGACGGTTCGGTGAAGCTGTCCGACGGCGCAGGAACCCTGGCCGAGGGCATCAACGACGAACTCCGTCCCGGCGTCCGCTCGGCGCGCGAGGGCAGCGCGAAGCTGGCCGCGGGCGCGGGCACCCTCTCCGAAGGCCTCGTCACCCTGCAGGGCGGCACGGACAAGCTCGGTGACGGCGCCACCCAGGTGGCCGACGGCATCGAACGCCTCACCGGCCAGATCCCGATCGCCGAGGTGGAACGACTCCTGAAGCAGGCGCAGGCCGTGGTCCCGAACTCGTCGCAGCTCGCGACCGTCACCGAACTCATCGAAGGCCTGAAGGCGCTCAAGGCCGGCAGCCGCCAGATCGCGACCGAACTGACCGACCCGAACGCGCAGTACCGCAGCGGACTGAACCGCCTCGTCGAGGGCGGCGCCGAACTCAGCGCCGGATCCTCGGAGCTGGCCGCCGGTCTGGTGAAGATCGACGACGGCGTCGCCAAGGTGGCCGACGGAGCCACCCAGCTCGACGACGGCGCCGAACAGCTCCGCAAGGGCCTGGTCGACGGGTCGAAGAAGGCACCGGACTTCGGCGACGAGGCGTCGCGGATGACACTCGCCCAGCTGATCTCGAGGCCGGTCGACAAGCAGACGGTGCACGTGGCACAGGCGCAGTTCCAGGGGCCGGGTGGCGCGGTGACGATCCTGATCATCGCCACGATGCTGATCCCGATCGTGGTGTTCATGAGCTTCCGCGGCCACCGCTTCGTGACCGACGACGAGACGCCGCGCAGCCTCCGTCACAGCCTGCGCCGCGGCCTGCTGGTCAGCGGGATCAGCCTGGCGGGCGTGCTCGCGGTGGCTGTCGGCGCGTGGGCGTGGCTGAGTCCTGCACCGGATCCGGTGCACCTGTGGCAGGTGGTGCTGATCTCGGCCGGCGCGACACTGATGAACGTCGCCCTGATCTCGGTCCTGTTCACCCTGTTCGGCTATGTGGTCGGCGCGTTGAGCTCGCTGGCGTGGATGATGTTGCAGCTGTTCTCGTACGGCGGCATCTGGATGATCCAGACCGTCCCGGCGCCGTTCCAGTGGCTGCACTGGATCTCGCCGATGACGCTGGTGCGCCACGGGTACATCGCGGCGTTCAACGGCGCGCCCGGCTTCGGCGCGACTCTCGTGAGCCTGCTGCTGCTGGCCGCGGTCGGTGGCGCAGCGGTGTTCGCCGCGGTCCGCTTCCAGCAGAAACGGTTCCCGGAGACGACGCCCGACGACGGCGCGACGCGAGAACTGGTGACGGCCTAA
- a CDS encoding cytochrome c biogenesis CcdA family protein, translated as MDIGLVAAFAGGVLALLSPCAALLLPAFFASTVGARGALLMHGVVFYVGLLITLLPVGIGVGALAGAVAEHRSTIIAVASVVIVLMGVIQLVGRGFDLGRAIPGVSRLQRETVRRTGLVKTLLLGAVSGVAGFCTGPILGAVLTLAATRGMAGASVLLAVYAMGMVVPLLLIAALWNRIGGRIRAGLRGRELRIGRVRLHTTNVVTGLLLIVVGVAFWFTNGFIALSDPVDADLQLRLQDGAAALADPIVDVVAIVVLAAGFLAWWSRRTRV; from the coding sequence GTGGACATCGGACTGGTCGCGGCCTTCGCCGGCGGTGTCCTCGCGCTGCTGAGCCCGTGCGCGGCGCTGCTCCTGCCTGCGTTCTTCGCGTCGACGGTGGGTGCGCGCGGTGCGCTGCTGATGCACGGCGTGGTGTTCTACGTCGGCCTGCTGATCACCCTGCTACCCGTGGGGATCGGAGTCGGCGCGCTGGCCGGGGCCGTCGCCGAACACCGGTCGACGATCATCGCCGTCGCTTCGGTGGTCATCGTCCTCATGGGTGTGATTCAGCTCGTCGGTCGAGGCTTCGATCTCGGCCGTGCGATCCCAGGTGTGTCCCGGCTGCAGCGGGAGACGGTGCGGCGGACCGGGCTGGTCAAGACGCTGCTTCTCGGTGCCGTCAGCGGAGTCGCGGGGTTCTGTACGGGCCCGATCCTCGGCGCTGTGCTCACCCTGGCGGCGACCCGCGGCATGGCCGGAGCGAGCGTCCTCCTCGCCGTGTACGCGATGGGCATGGTGGTGCCGCTATTGCTCATCGCCGCCCTGTGGAACCGGATCGGGGGTCGTATCCGCGCCGGTCTCCGGGGCCGCGAGCTACGGATCGGGCGGGTGCGTCTGCACACGACCAACGTCGTCACCGGGCTGCTGTTGATCGTCGTCGGCGTCGCGTTCTGGTTCACCAACGGATTCATCGCGCTCTCCGACCCGGTCGACGCCGACCTGCAGCTCAGGCTGCAGGACGGCGCCGCCGCGCTGGCGGATCCGATCGTCGACGTGGTCGCGATCGTCGTGCTGGCCGCCGGATTCCTCGCGTGGTGGTCGCGCCGGACCCGCGTTTAG
- a CDS encoding DsbA family protein — protein MSEARSNRPGWLVPALVVILAGALIGFVLVYNSGDDAAPAQRPQAGELFPYDSGIERRDAADRLAFGKVDAPVTMVVFSDFQCPYCAQWSTESLPALLKRVDAGQLRIEMRDISVFGDASRRAAQAAYAAALQDRYLDFHDALFANGKKRAAGDLSGEALVRTAAGLGLDVDRFRADLTSAATVAAVDLSEGEAATAGAYSTPTFILGGQPMLGANPPETYLAKLDELLPGTPD, from the coding sequence GTGTCCGAAGCAAGATCGAACCGGCCCGGATGGCTGGTGCCGGCGCTGGTCGTCATCCTCGCGGGTGCGCTGATCGGCTTCGTCCTGGTCTACAACTCCGGTGACGATGCCGCCCCCGCGCAACGGCCGCAGGCCGGGGAGCTGTTCCCCTACGACAGTGGGATCGAGCGACGCGATGCCGCCGACCGCCTCGCATTCGGGAAGGTCGACGCACCGGTCACCATGGTGGTCTTCAGCGACTTCCAGTGCCCGTACTGCGCGCAGTGGTCGACCGAGTCGCTGCCCGCGTTGCTGAAGCGGGTCGACGCCGGGCAGCTCCGGATCGAGATGCGCGACATCAGCGTCTTCGGCGACGCGTCGCGGCGCGCCGCCCAGGCCGCCTATGCGGCCGCACTGCAGGACCGCTACCTCGACTTCCACGACGCCCTGTTCGCGAACGGGAAGAAGCGAGCGGCGGGCGACCTCTCTGGGGAGGCGCTGGTCCGCACCGCCGCCGGGCTCGGACTCGACGTCGATCGGTTCCGTGCTGACCTGACGTCCGCGGCGACCGTGGCGGCCGTCGATCTCAGCGAGGGTGAGGCCGCCACTGCCGGCGCGTACTCCACCCCGACCTTCATCCTCGGCGGGCAGCCGATGCTCGGCGCCAATCCGCCCGAGACGTACCTGGCCAAGCTCGACGAGTTGCTGCCCGGGACCCCGGACTGA
- a CDS encoding DsbA family protein gives MSAANSRRPYLIVAAALVAAVAVILLALQLRDTAPDAAAPPESTVLNTNTGPAGDVPRRAADDPLILGDDAAPVTMVVFSELTCRYCVHFATQIQPKLVDEYVKTGRLRIEWRDAPASGPAARTTARAGRAAAEQGRFWQFTDAVVRADQRSPLTVDALTDLARTAGITDLERFRSDADGTAFDQQIDADLRLAQSLFIPPSPAFWIDGTPLLSGLPLRAFTDVINGKLKLHNAD, from the coding sequence ATGAGCGCCGCCAACTCCCGTCGGCCGTACCTGATCGTGGCGGCCGCACTGGTGGCGGCGGTCGCGGTGATTCTCCTGGCGCTGCAGCTCCGCGACACCGCACCCGACGCGGCGGCACCGCCTGAGTCGACCGTGTTGAACACCAACACCGGCCCCGCCGGGGACGTACCACGTCGGGCTGCCGACGATCCGCTGATCTTGGGCGACGACGCGGCACCGGTGACGATGGTCGTGTTCAGTGAGCTGACCTGCCGCTACTGCGTGCACTTCGCGACACAGATCCAACCGAAGCTCGTCGACGAGTACGTGAAGACCGGGCGGCTGCGCATCGAGTGGCGCGACGCTCCCGCATCCGGCCCCGCAGCCCGGACGACGGCGCGCGCGGGGCGTGCGGCTGCCGAGCAGGGCCGCTTCTGGCAGTTCACCGACGCCGTCGTCCGCGCCGACCAGCGCTCGCCGCTGACGGTCGACGCACTCACCGACCTCGCTCGCACGGCCGGGATCACCGACCTCGAACGGTTCCGCTCCGACGCGGACGGCACGGCCTTCGACCAGCAGATCGACGCCGACCTCCGTCTGGCGCAGAGTCTGTTCATCCCGCCGTCGCCCGCGTTCTGGATCGACGGGACCCCGCTCCTCAGCGGTCTGCCCTTGCGCGCCTTCACCGATGTCATCAACGGGAAGCTCAAGCTGCACAACGCTGACTGA
- the ilvD gene encoding dihydroxy-acid dehydratase, with amino-acid sequence MTTDENSTDPDIKPRSRDVTDGLERSAARGMLRAVGMGDDDWAKPQIGVGSSWNEITPCNLSLDRLAKAVKEGVHEAGGYPLEFGTISVSDGISMGHEGMHFSLVSREVIADSVETVMSAERLDGSVLLAGCDKSLPGMLMAAARLNLASVFLYAGSTLPGYATLSDGSEHQVTIIDAFEAVGACARGLMSREDVDTIERAICPGEGACGGMYTANTMASAGEALGMSLPGSAAPPAPDRRRDRYARESGAAVVELLRRGITARDIMTKEAFENAIAVLMAFGGSTNAVLHLLAIAYEADVPLTLDDFARIGARVPHLADVKPFGRHVMTDVDRIGGVPVIMKALLDAGLMHGDCLTVTGQTLAENLRHIAPPDPDGQVLRATGSPIHASGGITILHGSLAPEGAVVKSAGFDTDVFEGTARVFDRERAAMDALEDGTITAGDVVVIRYEGPKGGPGMREMLAITGAIKGAGLGKDVLLLTDGRFSGGTTGLCVGHVAPEAVDAGPIAVVRDGDRIRLDVSAGTLDVLVDDAEIASRLESFEPLPPRYTRGVLAKYSKLVTSASQGAICE; translated from the coding sequence ATGACCACCGACGAGAACTCCACCGATCCGGATATCAAGCCGCGCAGTCGCGATGTCACCGACGGGCTGGAGCGCAGCGCCGCCCGAGGCATGCTCCGCGCGGTCGGCATGGGCGACGACGACTGGGCGAAACCGCAGATCGGCGTCGGCTCGTCGTGGAACGAGATCACCCCGTGCAACCTCTCGCTCGACCGCCTCGCGAAGGCGGTGAAAGAAGGCGTCCACGAAGCAGGTGGCTACCCGCTCGAGTTCGGCACCATCTCCGTCTCCGACGGCATCTCGATGGGGCACGAGGGCATGCACTTCTCGCTGGTGTCCCGCGAAGTGATCGCCGACAGTGTCGAGACCGTGATGAGCGCCGAACGGCTCGACGGCTCGGTGCTCCTCGCCGGCTGCGACAAGTCGCTGCCCGGCATGCTGATGGCCGCCGCGCGCCTGAACCTCGCGTCCGTCTTCCTCTACGCCGGATCCACGCTGCCCGGGTACGCCACCCTGTCCGATGGGTCCGAGCATCAGGTGACGATCATCGACGCCTTCGAAGCCGTCGGCGCATGCGCGCGCGGGCTGATGAGCCGCGAGGACGTCGACACCATCGAGCGCGCGATCTGCCCCGGTGAGGGCGCATGCGGCGGCATGTACACGGCCAACACGATGGCCAGCGCGGGCGAAGCGCTGGGCATGTCGCTGCCCGGCAGTGCCGCCCCGCCAGCTCCCGACCGTCGGCGCGACCGTTACGCCCGCGAGTCGGGTGCCGCCGTCGTCGAACTGCTGCGCCGCGGCATCACCGCCCGCGACATCATGACCAAGGAGGCGTTCGAGAACGCGATCGCCGTGCTGATGGCGTTCGGCGGATCCACCAACGCCGTGCTCCATCTGCTGGCGATCGCCTACGAGGCGGACGTCCCCTTGACGCTCGACGACTTCGCCCGCATCGGGGCCAGGGTTCCGCATCTGGCGGACGTCAAGCCCTTCGGCAGGCACGTGATGACCGACGTCGACCGCATCGGCGGCGTCCCGGTGATCATGAAGGCGCTGCTCGACGCGGGGCTGATGCACGGCGACTGCCTCACCGTCACGGGGCAGACCCTCGCCGAGAACCTGAGGCACATCGCCCCGCCCGACCCCGACGGTCAGGTGCTGCGCGCCACCGGCTCCCCGATCCACGCCAGCGGCGGCATCACGATCCTGCACGGCAGCCTCGCACCCGAGGGCGCGGTGGTGAAGTCCGCGGGCTTCGACACCGACGTCTTCGAGGGCACCGCGCGCGTGTTCGACCGCGAGCGCGCCGCCATGGATGCACTCGAGGACGGCACCATCACGGCGGGCGACGTCGTGGTCATTCGCTACGAGGGTCCGAAGGGCGGACCCGGCATGCGCGAGATGCTGGCCATCACCGGTGCGATCAAGGGCGCGGGCCTCGGCAAGGACGTTCTGCTGCTGACCGACGGCCGCTTCTCCGGCGGCACCACCGGGCTGTGTGTGGGACACGTGGCGCCCGAGGCCGTCGACGCCGGGCCGATCGCCGTGGTCCGCGACGGTGATCGGATCCGCCTCGACGTCAGCGCCGGGACGCTGGACGTGCTGGTCGACGACGCCGAGATCGCCTCACGCCTCGAAAGTTTCGAGCCGCTGCCGCCGCGCTACACGCGCGGCGTGCTCGCCAAATATTCGAAGCTGGTCACGTCGGCGTCGCAGGGAGCGATCTGCGAGTAG
- a CDS encoding type II toxin-antitoxin system HipA family toxin encodes MSDFGGLREVDAADVYVDDEQVATLIRDRSDVVMLTYDGAESGGRSNAIAWSLPRFMREARSVGGAIPAFFAGLLPEGVRLGAVVTATKTSVDDHFTLLLAVGGDAIGNVRVVPAGTGPQSLPVMIDEDRIEDLTAVFRRLAGDFGADPVALPGVQPKASAAMWSVPAATTAGAAILKLTPPSGFPRLVENEHFFMTMASACGVRSARTRIVHDVDGRSGLLVERFDRRGGTRVAQEDACQVLDVYPASKYRIKAETAIAAIADVCEAGGGSRMAATLELLRIVAFSWLIGNGDLHGKNLSCYAPDGLWMPTPAYDLVTTQPYLRWRDPMAMDLYGRANRLRRQDFVDAATRLGLRAKAVERMLDELIAAALPWSSRCVEIGFDERDTERLQTMMIERATSLSTDS; translated from the coding sequence ATGAGTGACTTCGGCGGACTGCGGGAAGTCGATGCTGCGGATGTCTACGTCGACGACGAACAGGTGGCGACGCTGATCCGCGATCGCAGTGACGTCGTTATGTTGACATACGACGGTGCTGAGTCGGGCGGTCGATCGAACGCCATCGCGTGGAGTCTTCCGCGTTTTATGCGTGAAGCCCGATCGGTCGGAGGCGCGATTCCGGCCTTCTTCGCCGGTCTCCTGCCCGAAGGGGTGCGTTTGGGGGCTGTCGTCACTGCGACGAAGACTTCGGTCGACGACCACTTCACCCTGCTACTCGCGGTCGGGGGTGACGCGATCGGAAACGTGCGCGTCGTTCCCGCCGGAACCGGCCCGCAGAGCCTCCCGGTGATGATCGATGAGGATCGGATCGAAGACCTGACGGCGGTCTTCCGTCGGCTCGCCGGTGACTTCGGGGCGGATCCTGTTGCACTGCCGGGGGTTCAGCCGAAAGCCAGCGCTGCCATGTGGTCGGTGCCGGCCGCGACGACCGCCGGGGCGGCGATCCTCAAACTCACACCACCGTCGGGATTCCCCCGTCTGGTCGAGAACGAGCATTTCTTCATGACGATGGCGTCCGCGTGTGGGGTACGGTCCGCACGGACGCGCATCGTTCACGATGTCGACGGCCGCTCGGGTCTCCTGGTGGAACGCTTCGATCGACGGGGAGGTACGAGGGTCGCGCAGGAAGATGCGTGTCAAGTTCTCGACGTGTACCCGGCGTCCAAATACCGGATCAAGGCGGAGACCGCGATCGCGGCAATCGCCGACGTGTGCGAGGCCGGGGGAGGCTCGCGGATGGCGGCGACACTGGAACTCCTGCGGATTGTCGCCTTCTCCTGGCTCATTGGGAACGGTGATCTGCACGGCAAGAATCTCTCCTGTTACGCGCCCGACGGCTTGTGGATGCCGACGCCGGCCTATGACCTCGTCACCACCCAGCCGTATCTCCGATGGCGTGACCCCATGGCGATGGACCTTTACGGCCGGGCCAACCGTCTGCGACGGCAGGACTTCGTCGATGCGGCAACTCGGTTGGGACTCCGCGCGAAGGCTGTCGAGCGGATGCTCGACGAGCTCATCGCGGCGGCCCTCCCCTGGTCGTCTCGATGCGTCGAGATCGGTTTCGATGAGCGGGACACGGAACGCCTGCAGACCATGATGATCGAACGGGCGACGTCGCTGTCGACTGACTCTTGA
- a CDS encoding helix-turn-helix domain-containing protein, whose product MATPRRTKRPANVAMHGFEGIAALVATRRVQLGLTQETLADLAGVSRSSVQAIEYGRASVKLASFIDVLDALGLQMGVETKGRRDE is encoded by the coding sequence ATGGCGACGCCCCGTCGAACAAAGCGACCCGCCAATGTTGCTATGCATGGGTTCGAAGGCATAGCGGCTCTTGTCGCCACACGTCGCGTTCAACTCGGGCTGACGCAGGAGACGCTGGCGGATCTCGCCGGCGTGTCACGTTCCAGTGTCCAAGCGATCGAGTACGGCCGGGCGTCAGTGAAGCTCGCATCGTTCATCGACGTGCTGGACGCTCTCGGGCTGCAGATGGGTGTTGAGACCAAGGGGCGACGCGATGAGTGA
- a CDS encoding helix-turn-helix domain-containing protein, with translation MEDGFAGRLNKLFETVHPPGRKPHTNAEVADAVTAAGHKISKPYLSQLRNGHRTNPSDETVAALARFFKVKPEYFHDDVYAAKIDHDLELLSQLRGRGLRRLSSRAFDLSEESQDMLTAFAEKLRRGEGLPESPLD, from the coding sequence ATGGAAGACGGCTTTGCAGGACGGCTGAACAAGCTGTTCGAGACTGTGCACCCTCCGGGGCGCAAGCCGCACACGAACGCCGAGGTCGCGGACGCGGTGACCGCGGCCGGACACAAGATCTCCAAGCCCTACCTGTCGCAGTTGCGCAACGGTCACCGGACCAATCCGTCCGATGAGACCGTCGCCGCACTCGCCCGGTTCTTCAAAGTGAAGCCCGAGTACTTCCACGACGACGTCTACGCGGCGAAGATCGACCACGACCTGGAACTGCTGTCGCAGCTGCGAGGACGCGGCCTGCGACGGCTGTCGAGTCGCGCCTTCGATCTCTCCGAGGAGTCACAGGACATGTTGACCGCGTTCGCGGAGAAGCTGCGACGCGGCGAAGGACTCCCCGAGAGCCCGCTCGACTGA